The genomic stretch TTTAGCAACAATTGAAGAACTCGAACAAATTGTAAATAATCCACAAACAGTAATTACTCAAATTGCTCTTCGGAATCCTGAAAATTTAGCAAAACAAATTACCGAAGAAGTTCGTAGCAAATTAGATCCTGAGAAATTTGAAATTTATTTAACTAACTCAATTTACACAGATGCAAATCCTAAAAATGCTTCAAAATGAAATGGAATTAACACATTATTGCATCAATTAGGACTTAGTAATAAAGATTTAATTGCTTTTGGAGATAGTGGAAATGATGTCAATATGATTGAAGCTGCTAGTTTTGGTGTCGCTCTTGGGAACGCAACACCCGAAGCAAAAGCTGCCGCTAATTTAGTTATTGATGATCATGAAACAGGAACAATAGGTGAAACAATTTATAAAATTATGGACGGACAAATATAAAAATATCACAAATGTTTTTGTGATATTTTTCTTTAAATTAAGCTGTGACTTCTTCTTTTTTGTCACGTTTTTTAAGAACTACTAAAAGAATTAAAATTAATAAAAGTGGGATAAAAAGTAATGTTCAAAATAAAATTTTGTAAATTCCTGAACTTTTTCTGTAATATGTAACTTCTGTCTCAATATTACGTGATTTATCAGCTAATTCTCTAACATTTCCTTCAAGAGTTTCTTTATCTCTTGATAATCTTGTAGTTTCTGATTTTAATGTTTGAATAACATTTTTAACTTTTTCGTGATATTCTCTTAAATCTCTTTTACTTTCAATAACTTCACCAGCTTTTGTTTCGCTAAGTAATTGATTCATTTTTTCAACTAAATCATCAATTGATTCTGATGATTTAAGTAATTCTTTATCTTTTGCAATCGCTGCTTTTTGAGCTTCTAATTGTTTTTCTAATTCTGCAATTTTTGCTTCTTGTTCTTGTGCTTTTGCAATCGCTGCTTTTTGGGCTTCTAATTTTTGTTCTAAATCAGTAATTTTTGTTTCTTGCTCAGTGATTTTTGTAGCTTGTGTTTCTTTTTCAGCTTTAAGTTTTTCTAAATCAGCCTTAGCTAATGGTGCTACTACTTTTAAATATTCTTCGAAAGCTTTTGAAGCAGGCATTCCTGTTTCTTCTCCATAGTAATCCATTGAAGTTTGTTTTCATCTTTCGTTAATTTCATCCATTTT from Mycoplasmopsis gallopavonis encodes the following:
- a CDS encoding HAD-IIB family hydrolase produces the protein MKKILAYDLDGTLLLKNNTVHPFTKQAIKDSHEAGYLNIVATGRGFKKIIPLIENGELANIDYFVCSNGSAIYNKINNQLQVISSLDPIAFKVMKEAANKYQSILTIDTTTYNGTILPNNKMPDWISNKQIMDLNVLNLATIEELEQIVNNPQTVITQIALRNPENLAKQITEEVRSKLDPEKFEIYLTNSIYTDANPKNASKWNGINTLLHQLGLSNKDLIAFGDSGNDVNMIEAASFGVALGNATPEAKAAANLVIDDHETGTIGETIYKIMDGQI
- a CDS encoding coiled-coil domain-containing protein; this encodes MKLKKLLFLPLTVAPVVAVSAPLVSAATDNDNQSVQKIQAILMMHRDAQKQDFDNTVKLAKNVIKVLNDKYNTNSEKKFVFGEKDLEEQNGTFTQYYTVLPLLIRNKDYDQAAWLWRDMYRTLNQVRNEYSSILLISELFDKFSEYKDSILAKMDEINERWKQTSMDYYGEETGMPASKAFEEYLKVVAPLAKADLEKLKAEKETQATKITEQETKITDLEQKLEAQKAAIAKAQEQEAKIAELEKQLEAQKAAIAKDKELLKSSESIDDLVEKMNQLLSETKAGEVIESKRDLREYHEKVKNVIQTLKSETTRLSRDKETLEGNVRELADKSRNIETEVTYYRKSSGIYKILFWTLLFIPLLLILILLVVLKKRDKKEEVTA